In one window of Nocardia brasiliensis DNA:
- a CDS encoding NlpC/P60 family protein has protein sequence MRRIAFGLLLATAATLLMAGPGWSDTGSATGSAESLSASGSAAIPLPSSNGVGALAAAVSQTGKPYEWGGTGPFTWDCSGLVQWAFRQVGVNLPRTTWEQAKVGAPVPFFALSPGDVVVLNTDGSHVGIYAGFGQIFNAYDWGVPVGLSPLRQFDIYAIRRF, from the coding sequence TTGCGCCGCATCGCCTTCGGACTTCTCCTCGCAACCGCCGCGACGTTGCTCATGGCCGGTCCCGGCTGGTCCGACACCGGCAGTGCCACCGGCAGCGCCGAATCCCTCTCGGCCTCGGGCTCCGCCGCGATCCCGCTGCCCAGCTCGAACGGGGTCGGCGCGCTGGCCGCCGCGGTCTCACAGACCGGAAAGCCCTACGAATGGGGCGGCACCGGCCCGTTCACCTGGGACTGCTCCGGCCTGGTGCAGTGGGCGTTCCGGCAGGTCGGCGTCAACCTCCCCAGGACCACCTGGGAGCAGGCCAAAGTGGGCGCGCCCGTCCCGTTCTTCGCGCTCTCCCCGGGTGACGTGGTCGTGCTCAACACCGACGGTTCGCACGTGGGCATCTACGCCGGTTTCGGCCAGATCTTCAACGCCTACGACTGGGGCGTCCCGGTAGGCCTGAGCCCGCTGCGCCAG